The Candidatus Curtissbacteria bacterium sequence CTTATGCTGCCCAAGTACAGCACCTTGTCAAAGGTTATTTGATTGGAGACCCATATATATGGGAATACAGAAACGGGCTCTCTCCCTATCTTGGAGAACTAGGTAGTATTGTTCCTGTATCCATCCTCTCAATACTTTTATCTAGCGTCCCCAAGGGATTTATGGCATCAGACTTTGTCTTTCCGTTTACTCTTTTCTTATTAATCTCGAAAAATTTAAAAAATTTAGGATTTAATTTAAGTTTCACCCTTTTTGCCGCAAGCGCAGTTCTAGTAATCCCCTTTTTGTCTGTGCTGATACCGAAAATCACAAGTTATGGAACTGTTTTAACCGGGATAGAAAATGGGCCGTTGCTCTTTACGAGAACACCTCACCCACAAATATCTGATGTTTACCTTTTTTGCGCCATCTTCACGTCAATTTGGTTTTTGAAGTCAAAAAATCCCAAAAGAGTAATAATTCTACCAATAATCCTTGGGCTCTCGCTTTACTCTTCTGTCTATGTCGCATCAACAATTATCTTAGCATCGCTGATCATCGCACCTTTTGCCGCAAAAAACTTGGACAAAAAGCAAATAACAAAAATCTTAATTATTGGGGCGATAGTTTCGCTGCCTCTGCTTTTAAATTTTTACCTGACACGGGAAATTCTCTCGAAGGAGTTCATTCTACGGTTTTCTCAAGAAAAAAATTTTCTCTTCCCAATCCAAATTAGGTACCTTTTAATTGCATTCCTTCTGTATAAATTTAGGCCTCGCGACCCCATCTACAAAGTTTTATTTATATATGTAGTTTGCGCTGCAGTTCTTATTGATTTTCACCAAATTATTCTCGGAAGAGATTTACAAGGAGACCACTGGATAACAAGAGTTATAGCTCCTTTGGCTACGCTCTCTCTTTTATTAATCACCTATACTTTTTTCAAAAAGGCAAATTACCGACTTTGGACTTTGGCTACGCTCTCGATTTTAATTTTTGGCTTTTACGTCCAGAATAACTGGTATCAGAACAACAAAAGTTATTTAACGCAAGACACCAGAACTGCGTCATTGATAATGCAAATAAACACAATGGGCAACAATTACGTAGTGGGCACTTTGAACACCAGCCTAGGAGACGAAATTAGAGCAACTACGGGAATCTGGACTTATCTTTCACCCGGGGATAGGTCTTATATAAGTACCGCAGAACAAATCCAGAGAGCTTGCGACCTTTTAGTTTTACAAAAGGGTACATCAACTCTAGAAGAAGCAAACGAAGCGCTACTATATGAGTTAGGTCTCGAGGCTAAGAATAAAAAAACTGTGGAAAAAGTGCAAAGAGAATTATCGCAGTGTGCACAAAAAAACAATACAACGCCCTCCTTTAAACTAGACTACTTAATAGTCGAAAGCGAAAATGGAGAGTACTCCTTAAAAAAGATCTAGAATGACAAAGATCGTAAAGATTCAACTCATTTTATTCTCAGCGTTATTGATATTATGGAATATTTTTACACCTATTCTAGAAGGCGCCGATGAATCCGGACATTTTTGTCACGCTGACTATATTGCGCATAAAGGGAAAATTCCTAACATTAAAATCCAAGACGGTTGCTATCTTTGGCACCCACCATTCTATTATTCAATGTTGGCACCAATCATAAAAGTGTTTGGCTTGCCAGAGTATCCCCAAAGCCAATTAGAGATGAATCCCAACTTCAACTTACTTAGAAAAGGAGAGTATTCTCAGTTTGTACACACTAAGGAAGAATTGATGCTTGGCTGGGGACGCCTCGAATTCTTAGTCCATACTTTAAGATTATTTTCTGTACTTTGCGCCATTGGCATCTTTTTGATTGCAGTTCAATTATTAAAATTCACCTTGAAAAACGAAAGCCAAAGAACCCTAAGCCTACTCTTTCTTTTCAACCCCATGTTTATTCATATTTTTACCACGCTTACAAACGTAACCCTATTAAGTTTTATTTCCGCACTTTTTCTTTTTATTGAATTAAAATACTTCAAAAGCTTAAAACCTGCAAAAATTCACGTCCTTCAAGGCTTTTTACTGGGTATCGGATTTTTAACTAAAATAACCTTCGTTGCAGCCGGAGCGTTCTATTTAAGTGTTGCTTTGTTAAAATTAAGAAACAGACCTGAAAGCCTTAGAAGAAGTGCAATAGAAATATTAATCTTTATATCGACTTTCATGATCGTCACTGGATGGTACTTGGCAAGAGCTCTCACTCTTTATGACACGCCTCTGGAAATTAACGCGCTCACTCAAGCGCAAGGAGGAGACCACCATTTAGATCTTCTAGAAAATATTGGCCCTTTAAATTATTGGAATAGTTTTGCCTTAACACTGTTTAGAACTTTTTGGTCTGGGTATGGAGCGCTGACAGTACGCTTTCCTGAAATATTAAATTTAGTTTTACTTATCAGCGTTATGCTCGTAATAATAGCAGCAATTAAAAAATGGAAAAGAACAAATGCTTACTTCAAATTGTCAGCACTTTACTTAGCGGTAACTTTCATAACTCTAATCATCGGAAATTTCACACTATCTGCAATGCATGCAAAGGATCTATTCCCCGCGTACTTACCAATCTCTTTCTTATTCGCTTATGGGGCGAGCAATTTGACAAAAGTATTTAAAAAAAACGGAAAAATGATTTTTTTGGGAATTCCCGTAGCGATCTATTTTTTTGCACAAAACGAAGTTGTTGGAATTCTAAAATTACTGTTCTTCCAAGAATCTCAAGGGGCTTACTTAAAACCTCTAATTGTTAAGGTGACGACTGTTCTAGCTCTGTATGGTCTTATTTATCAAGGGCTAAAAAAATTAAAGATAAATAACAGGTGGCATATCAAAATTACGTTTACTTTATTTGTCGCCAATATTGTAATTCTAGCAATTTCCACCTACTTATTTTACAGCTGAGGTTTTTTAATAATGTATTCAAGTTTCATCGGAAGAATTCCGACTTCAGAAAACGCAGCGCGCAGCAGCTTCTTCGGTAAAGAAATTAAAACTAGCAGCAGTTGATTTTTAGACCTTTTTTGGTTCCAGTGCTTTTTAATTTGTCCTGACAAGTCACGGTTGGCCTCGACAGACGACCACTCAATTTCTAGCTTGTTTGCTCTGCACAACCTTTCAATTAGCCTGTTGTTTGTGTAATTAAGCGAGAAAACAAAGTCTTTTACTACGGAGTAGTCTCTTTCTCTTACCCAATTAACCTTTCTAATATTTAAAAACTTCAACGCAAAAAGTGCCCACAGCGAAAAAACCCTCTTTGGCATTAAAGGAAAGTATGGTAAATGATAATGTTGTTCTACAGGGAAAAAATAATTAGGACAACTCAAATATATAAATCCGCCAGGTTTTAATATTCTCGCAAGTTCCTTCAGAGACTTCTCCGGATCTTGAACATGCTCCAAGACCTGAGAAAAGACGCATAGATCAACGACCCCACTTTTTAGAGGTATCTTTTCAGCGGTGCCATCAATTACTTTTAACCGCCCCTTTTTCTTTCGAAGCTTATTGTAATAGTACTTAATAATTTTTCTATCTTTAGTGCTTGGCTCTATCGCAACGACCTCAAATCCAAGCGATACTAAATTCAAAGAAAATTGCCCATATCCGGCCCCAATGTCTGCAATCAATCCCGGAGTTTTGTTCGTATTAGATAATATGTGCCTAACAGTCCTTGCCGTCAGCTTAAAGGACTCCGCGAAAAACTTTTCCAAAGACTCGGTCGACCCATTCCAATATTTGTTATTTAATTCAACCCATAGCTTATCTTTGTCTTCGGCCTTCGAATACATTAAGTCGACCGGAAGATTTTTGCGTCGAGTATCAGAAGTCATATTTACTTAAATAAATTATTCATGGACTAAAGCCCATGATTAGGCCCGGAATCACATTTAGTTACATAAATATGACGAGGACCGCATGGCACTGTAGGTTTTGACATTCGCTTAAAGAATCACTCTCAGCCTCAACTTGAAAGCTGGGGCTTCTCGCTCACAATAACCTTGTTTATAAATTTGTCGATCTCCATAAAAGATTTGATGCCAAAAGCAGAAACATAATGATTCGAAAATTTATTTTGATAAAATCTCTGCCTTTTTAGTTTATTTTTGTCGTATAAAATCTTTTTAATGCCAACATCAATATCTTCAAGCTGATCAAATTTTATGTTTATCGAGCTCTTACTTTTAACAAAAGGATCCCCGAATTTTCCAGACAGAAATGAATTATCGAAGTAGAGTGTTGGCTTATTTTTCAAAATTGCAATCAGACCCGCAGTTGTCGCGCCTGTTATTACAACGTCACTCTTATTAATAACATTTTCTACCTTACTTGAATTATCCACCTTTACATTTGCGGGAAGTTCCAGATCGTCAAGGTCGTCCCTTAAAGAATAAGAAGGGTGGTTTCTCAGAATAATTCTAAATCCCGAATCTAATTTTGAAAGCCCTTTAACTAGCTTTTCAATCGATTGTTTATTCGAGTACCTTAAAAAAAGAGACAAAGTTCCAAAAATAGGTGCCCATAAAACTAAAACGTTTATGATCTTTTTTTCTTTCAAGTTAACATGATTAATGTGTTTCGGCCTTTTATAATACGGACAGCCGGCTATATATGCATTTTTAGGGTGGATCATTTTCGCCAGTCTGCCCCATACCAAATAATAATCAGAAAAGTAAAAATCAGATTCAATTATTTCCCAGGTCGCTATTCCATGTTGAATTTCAGCAACCTTTATTCCAAATGACTTCGCCATTAAAGCAAAAGCTGAGCCAAATGTATCATTGCTCGTTGAAGTTAAAATAACTTGAGGTTTCGCTCGTAAATAAAGATAAAAGGCAAAATTTAAAAAAGAAACAATTTCAGGAAACAAAAAAAGCCTTAAATACCATAATCTGAGCGTCCAGGGTCGACCGGCAAGAAGTGCATTCTCATTTTCTACCCGCCATCTTCTAAAGACAAAAAAAGATAAGGCTTTCAACCGCTCGCGTCGTGATTGGTACCTTTGAGTGTTGGTGAGATTTAAAAATGAAATATTGATACTTTTCAGATATTTTTGATCAACCTCTGTTATTTTCCCGACGACTAAAACCTTCCTCCTCTTTGAGAGGTACTTAATGAGTGGCAAAAGACCACTTAGGTGCCTGCCGCTAGCCACTATTAAAACCTCAGATGCCACATGTGGCCATTTAATTTTTGCCCTTGGCGCCACAATCAATTTAAGAAGGTGAGTAAGCTTTGATGCATATTTAAGTGCCTTTCGGCCGGGACTTAAGGAGTAAGCAAACGTTTGTGGGTATTGTCCCCAAACGTCATCTATAGGCTGCTTTTGTAAAAGCGACGAAAAAAAATGATGCTGAGAGAAAGCCTGAATTTTTTCCAGTGATATGCCATAAAACTTATAATTATTATTCGGATAATACTTGGAGATCCAGTTTTTCGACAAATCAACTGAATAGTCGTACAAGTTTTTTGACTTATTAAATGAGGAAGCAATCACTTTTCTATTAGGTCCCAGGAAAGGGGGGTGCCGAGCTCTATATCGTAGAGTGCCCGACTGCCTATAATATCATCCCACTCTCGAGGAGGCAATCCATTACTAGGTCTTACC is a genomic window containing:
- a CDS encoding class I SAM-dependent methyltransferase, producing the protein MTSDTRRKNLPVDLMYSKAEDKDKLWVELNNKYWNGSTESLEKFFAESFKLTARTVRHILSNTNKTPGLIADIGAGYGQFSLNLVSLGFEVVAIEPSTKDRKIIKYYYNKLRKKKGRLKVIDGTAEKIPLKSGVVDLCVFSQVLEHVQDPEKSLKELARILKPGGFIYLSCPNYFFPVEQHYHLPYFPLMPKRVFSLWALFALKFLNIRKVNWVRERDYSVVKDFVFSLNYTNNRLIERLCRANKLEIEWSSVEANRDLSGQIKKHWNQKRSKNQLLLVLISLPKKLLRAAFSEVGILPMKLEYIIKKPQL